In the Mytilus trossulus isolate FHL-02 chromosome 1, PNRI_Mtr1.1.1.hap1, whole genome shotgun sequence genome, one interval contains:
- the LOC134688353 gene encoding girdin-like, translating into MNKEHRKRITQNLTYLKERMLDLDPLLDCLIERDVFQLEHRSRIDAATPPTPQRKFNEFIQLLLSSSHPAAYHAFLEALQNERQFYVVERLQNTVVKLDNASMRAKTPHKRQPVQTIEPALASGYAHMDQVASVMSKVLSEFSGKLTEELVTNFEKRREDDIREMEENMEAKLGKFSEQWEHEKKQMLLQNDSAIKSLQDGIESLQRKQNECEKLKLKYDQLKQHQKDLREKENERWQKLTQSNLENSQLKAENTLLKEEIDRLKDKIEELQDEASTVRKGKLNSDSEAKHLLTENRNLRTELDEKEKERDDLKRDIENAYERIHEIIRVQKEKSTAEDSTYKTVLDKQNQKLSEIYDAVNALSARDRLNQIKSSGAPRTLFIGGNAVQRSNRSNKS; encoded by the exons ATGAATAAAGAACATCGAAAAAGGATTACTCAGAATTTGACATATCTGAAAGAAAGAATGTTAGATTTAGATCCACTGTTGGATTGTCTTATTGAACGAGATGTGTTTCAGTTAGAGCATCGTTCCAGGATTGATGCTGCAACTCCACCTACTCCTCAGAGAAAGTTTAATGAATTCATTCAGTTGTTACTGTCATCATCGCACCCTGCAGCATACCATGCCTTTCTGGAAGCACTTCAAAATGAGCGACAGTTTTATGTGGTGGAGAGACTTCAAAATACAGTGGTCAAGCTGGATAATG CGTCAATGAGAGCAAAGACTCCCCACAAGAGGCAACCAGTTCAAACG ATAGAGCCAGCACTTGCCAGTGGATATGCACATATGGACCAAGTTGCTTCTGTTATGTCAAAAGTCCTATCTGAATTTAGCGGAAAGTTAACCGAGGAACTagttacaaattttgaaaaaagaagagAAGATGATATACGAGAGATGGAAGAAAATATGGAGGCCAAACTGGGGAAATTCAGTGAACAATGGGAACATGAGAAGAAACAAATGCTACTACAGAATGACAGTGCCATAAAATCTCTACAAGATGGAATCGAAAGTCTACAACGAAAACAAAACGAATGtgaaaaactaaaattgaaatatgacCAACTGAAACAACACCAGAAGGATTTGAGAGAAAAGGAAAACGAACGTTGGCAAAAACTGACACAATCAAACTTAGAAAATTCTCAACTAAAAGCCGAAAATACACTGTTGAAAGAAGAAATTGATcgattaaaagataaaatagaaGAACTTCAAGATGAAGCATCAACAGTCAGAAAAGGAAAACTAAATTCAGATAGTGAGGCCAAACATTTGCTGACTGAGAACAGGAACCTTAGAACAGAACTAgacgaaaaagaaaaagaacgtGATGATTTGAAACGAGATATCGAGAATGCCTATGAGAGAATTCACGAGATTATACGCGTTCAGAAAGAAAAATCTACAGCCGAGGATTCAACTTATAAAACGGTTCTAGATAAACAGAATCAAAAGTTGTCAGAAATATACGACGCTGTTAATGCTTTGTCTGCTAGAGATAGGTTGAATCAGATAAAATCATCCGGAGCCCCAAGGACATTATTCATTGGCGGGAATGCCGTCCAAAGGTCAAACAGATCTAATAaatcataa